Proteins encoded by one window of Arachis hypogaea cultivar Tifrunner chromosome 1, arahy.Tifrunner.gnm2.J5K5, whole genome shotgun sequence:
- the LOC112788692 gene encoding LOW QUALITY PROTEIN: uncharacterized protein (The sequence of the model RefSeq protein was modified relative to this genomic sequence to represent the inferred CDS: inserted 1 base in 1 codon), translated as MPLKSFIRRKLLSLLQPWLREEPELDIQLGFRRSLAVAENIRFDVSVLNRLFDSPSCLFIKELTIEHLTLRFSPWHSAAFDIEVRGVRVVLAFEMPDEEVSARRLRLSKFDYTDYLRKRLEILDPEGCSLHHVLESIVFADPERKDLTSSFLNLIMKSSHLEAHDINMEIQFPIFNAEFMCFGEVKNFSARSDNLDQKCLFRGFLTTILIPVREGSYMLNCTGLRVGFIGKNQPDRALLSSDVHIFITLRDLQLVDCTLSFPELGFSFTPKDVSVFLVIHKLLSDKHNEARSARELWRIAANKIGHMTIIPMLSLQRLVGIIGQWKHYVDAYENLLLLVGYSTGPMWKMSISKMFQRKQVFSSARNNWKVISNIEKKLPVEGISLARRIARHRAALEVPSDCHEECLATSKFVCPFLSVLMLIWKVISKIICCFLNIFGEKIVEDSDIDGCLRSSSKDLYQRCCFVLNFGKIIVRLSQINEIQPSAYEKLHAHTGIAYSDFLPICFCIDQFLLVTIKDNFGQRVFVSCGQMKVEPAPLTVFPEASPMNKLNTDEENGEEGTQGSILWCEPAKSFVLSESNVAQAEDTCDSHVHSFMGKLSASWKGICSSFSESEIEYSENPCLLCKFETSSAYQDNKNPCFGFCEFGFMLGKINLFLTHFSVSSVSLLVSQIQHVCTADRKEASDAPNLVHKAENVWVDTYEYYAKQMIIYLLQKLPQNHFHFGAFVDGPFVRFSLKREAGLDGQDIDDIASHDNFDINFDFHDIEVAVGSPSLLDMSPLTDPFGLDDAKAEYITLEPCVVDIPKPDNDKYVSSGKISIGSYIHQNGLNVYLEELEDKHQIQLLVVKPIIVQILSVRNYIYSLCTTMSAFSASWDITAGGFTVFSFLDEVYMICKAVAHLSSVVSYMFSSSEDVDCWHPEILKQEAMFPEPDSCEPTIEGALPTNNICSFFINGTCRFESMDIILHNSRSYNGDGRTPVVNFLTGNKLAVQKLPDCGIWISIQQTSVVVSGEEEKMDIFTDLAEIISFLFTYQNSIGNNNDRIVAEKLLLQSVDCLHEVSLSGCTFTLCLGLFQNTSVGSSDANGHTDLVQGNNLTASERLITESPHSITVMGSPTIFGTTASARHCFLVNASVTNVVIGRCSTKRVLVEAHQSNKFMCMLSVGGEFQMVSWEIQGGLIALETSSLAMAIDNYTSYLKHIRNLTSDVMQHNKAINQAGHGEESCDVNDEIHQEIVCTSQRTESESPNSFDLSLSHFALVFAHENDSGGIREIILEVDIHLKFESATTGKKLKAELSHLSILSQITHENLEHETTIPHFSSVRMKDFPSQLAFSEFQNSVECHAVSEGSSSRGPVPFHLSHQNQILKDLRASMSLERPADGSLHLCRCWFGIGSISGFDMTLSISEIQTILSMASSVSLLSLQNTRASERNHWSTSHNADNSLEAMIPDGAVVAIQDINQHMYFTVEGEENSFSIGGVIHYSLVGERALFRVKHLIQRRWKSTIMWFSLISLFAKNDMGVPLRLNSSPGSCFVDISCPNDGSCALWRVFPPEGGSYEGVTDWGEACNQPIKRSCCLVNKKNNCAIAFVDGAPEFVMKPGNPIKFKIFHDLSVGYDASDTVRYPRMAPQSRPQTDEESILLQGGKLPRIDINIEKITLHIVHELSDTKDLFPLICLFINNTQLIVQNLATKSRVIGTSTAGVQYYDALRNLWGELLHPVGICIFYRSNIQTTLPEYASHTVPAHFFCRAKELDISLSENSLDVLLFMIGKLNLSGPYMLQSSIILANCCKVENQSGLNLLFHFKKETATIPRKQSASISLRRHSDIRSEDSDAATSVSIQLADFGSFATSSIPLLLSQTQIAWRTRIRSAEGSRTFPGPMIVIKISRNAEVGLSVVVSPLIRIHNETGFPLELQFQRAEPQGDEVASVVLEPGDYIDDSMAMFDAINFSGGVKRALMSLSIGNFLLSFRPRMTEELKKFERSLSLEWSTYVKGGKAVRLSGIFEKLNYRVRKALFSKSDKCSFSTAHCILMSEGERVANMHFLIQTISRDIPVASPEKSAALLKKESLPVSLQEQKEIYLLPTVRMTNLLHSEIDVILSETDQLSTVGYDSIGKQATIAYGSTAVFYANPDVIYFTVTLTGSNSSSKLLNTGECVKKLLKKNRDVQHVDLNLDFDGGKFCATLRLYRGSTGMLEVVVFTSYSMKNNTDLEIYVLATKRWPLSRIELDNLKSHIPSELGLCLPPRTTRSWFLKPKSVQLKLLEDNTAEALLDLDSLSGLTEISFKKEEGSGVKSVTKLGMSIGPSGEFCVPSQMVTIVPRYVICNESEASITVRQCYFQDEMAGVISIGSKQRMPLQLKEGFSKTREFSVFEHFIRKHRSPSDNSLLYIQFETDEPGLGWSGPVCIASLGHFFLKFRKQTKEIGISDSKMTEFAAVHVVEESSTLILSFYKPPNISLPYRIENSLHNLSITYYQKGLLEPEVLGPGSNADYAWDDLTLPHRLVVRINGSLQLQEIKLDKVRAWKPFYKLGKQRALSTHLVLDKRPGDHAMEMEKVGYEIYAEGPTRVLRICEISNSFRGDNVLNLCAKVQVRVSQFAVHLLEHVKQEGDENELQDFTPFSVVKLGNLHMFMVSNNDQVYNQFTVQDVNFELKWNGAPFASMLRRHQLDYSGSSDSVLKIVFILLNSSSNLKQFRYSSIFLQPIDLNLDEETLMKIASFWRTSLSDSESQRFYFDHFEIHPIKIIANFIPGELNSSYSSTQEALRSLIHSVVKVPPIKNMVVELNGVLITHALITVRELFFKCAQHYSWYAMRAIYLAKGSPLLPPDFVSIFDDLASSSLDVFFDPSRGFANLPAFTSGTFKLISKCIKGEGFSGTKRYFGDLGKTLRSAGSNIAFAAVAEISDSVLKGAEANGFNGLVSGFHQGILKLAMEPSVLGTALMEGGPDRTILLDRSPGVDELYIEGYIQAMLDTVYRQEYLRVRVIDNQVILKNLPPNHTLICEIMDRVKEFLVSKALLKGDPSSMGLPLRRLRGESEWRIGPTVLTLCEHLFVSFAIRMLRKQANKFVIKIKWGKQSEVDSHKDAPAESNKMGQKLGFIRKWGXCQICLVCPVGIC; from the exons GCGCCAGGAGGTTGCGTTTGTCGAAATTTGATTATACGGATTATCTTAGAAAGCGCCTTGAGATTCTTGATCCTGAG GGATGTTCTTTGCATCATGTTTTGGAGAGCATAGTTTTTGCTGACCCTGAAAGGAAAGATCTTACATCATCTTTCTTGAATCTTATTATGAAGTCGTCTCACCTAGAGGCACATGACATCAACATGGAGATTCAGTTTCCTATCTTTAATGCCGAGTTTATGTGTTTTGGGGAAGTAAAGAATTTTAGTGCAAGATCTGATAATCTTGATCAGAAATGTCTTTTTAGAGGTTTCCTTACTACAATTTTGATTCCAGTGAGAGAGGGCTCATATATGTTAAATTGCACTGGATTGAGAGTCGGATTTATTGGTAAAAATCAGCCTGACCGTGCTTTGCTTTCATCTGATGTGCACATTTTCATTACATTAAGGGATCTTCAGCTGGTTGATTGCACTCTCTCTTTCCCAGAACTAGGCTTTTCATTTACTCCAAAAGATGTTTCTGTATTTCTAGTTATTCACAAATTGCTATCTGATAAGCACAATGAAGCTAGAAGTGCTAGAGAATTATGGAGAATAGCTGCAAATAAAATTGGCCATATGACTATAATTCCTATGTTATCATTGCAAAGATTAGTTGGTATTATAGGTCAATGGAAACATTATGTTGATGCTTATGAGAATCTCTTGCTGCTAGTTGGATATTCTACTGGCCCAATGTGGAAAATGTCCATTTCTAAAATGTTTCAGAGAAAACAGGTTTTCAGTTCTGCTAGAAACAACTGGAAGGTTATATCTAACATTGAGAAGAAGTTACCCGTTGAAGGCATATCACTAGCGAGGCGAATAGCTCGTCATAGAGCAGCATTGGAAGTTCCCTCTGATTGTCATGAGGAATGTTTGGCCACGAGTAAATTTGTTtgcccttttctttctgttttgatgCTTATTTGGAAAGTGATCTCAAAGATAATCTGTTGTTTCTTAAACATATTTGGGGAAAAGATAGTGGAAGATTCAGATATTGACGGATGTTTGCGAAGCTCTAGTAAAGATCTTTATCAAAGGTGTTGTTTTGTGCTAAACTTTGGGAAAATCATAGTAAGATTGTCCCAAATTAATGAAATCCAACCTTCTGCATATGAAAAGTTGCATGCACATACTGGAATAGCATACTCAGATTTCCTTCCAATATGTTTCTGTATTGATCAATTTTTACTAGTAACCATTAAAGATAATTTTGGACAGAGAGTCTTTGTGTCATGTGGGCAAATGAAGGTTGAACCTGCACCTTTGACAGTGTTTCCAGAAGCAAGTCCAATGAATAAGCTTAATACAGATgaagaaaatggagaggaaggCACCCAGGGATCAATTCTGTGGTGTGAACCTGCAAAATCATTTGTCCTGTCAGAATCTAATGTAGCCCAGGCTGAAGATACTTGTGATTCTCATGTTCATAGCTTTATGGGAAAATTGTCTGCTAGTTGGAAGGGAATTTGTAGTAGTTTTAGTGAAAGTGAGATTGAGTATTCTGAAAATCCATGCCTTCTCTGTAAGTTTGAGACATCTTCCGCATATCAAGACAATAAGAATCCCTGTTTTGGGTTTTGTGAATTTGGTTTTATGCTTGgaaagataaatttatttttgactcACTTTTCAGTATCATCTGTGTCTCTACTTGTTAGTCAGATACAACATGTTTGCACGGCGGACAGGAAGGAAGCATCCGATGCTCCAAACTTAGTGCATAAAGCAGAAAATGTCTGGGTCGACACATATGAGTATTATGCCAAACAAATGATTATTTACTTGCTTCAAAAACTACCACAGAATCATTTCCATTTTGGAGCATTTGTTGATGGTCCATTTGTAAGATTTTCACTCAAAAGAGAGGCTGGTCTTGATGGCCAAGACATTGATGACATTGCCAGCCATGATAACTTTGACATCAATTTTGATTTTCATGATATTGAAGTGGCTGTTGGTTCACCTTCATTATTAGATATGTCACCATTGACAGATCCGTTTGGGCTTGATGATGCCAAAGCAGAGTATATTACATTGGAACCTTGTGTGGTTGATATTCCAAAACCCGATAATGATAAGTACGTATCTTCAGGAAAGATATCAATTGGTTCCTATATTCATCAAAATGGCTTAAATGTTTATTTGGAGGAGTTAGAAGACAAACATCAGATTCAACTTTTAGTGGTAAAACCAATCATTGTACAGATATTATCAGTCAG GAATTACATTTACTCGTTGTGCACAACAATGTCTGCCTTTTCAGCTTCTTGGGACATAACGGCTGGAGGGTTCACTGTTTTCTCATTTTTAGATGAGGTGTATATGATTTGTAAg GCTGTTGCACACTTGTCATCTGTGGTATCTTATATGTTTAGTAGCTCTGAAGATGTTGATTGCTGGCATCCTGAAATCTTGAAGCAAGAAGCAATGTTTCCAGAACCTGATAGCTGCGAGCCAACCATAGAAGGAGCTTTACCGACAAATAATATCTGTTCATTTTTTATTAATGGAACCTGCAGATTTGAGTCTATGGATATCATTCTTCATAATTCTAGAAGTTATAACGGAGATGGTCGTACTCCAGTGGTTAACTTTTTGACTGGAAACAAACTGGCTGTGCAGAAGTTGCCCGACTGTGGAATTTGGATTTCCATTCAGCAGACCTCTGTTGTAGTTTCTGGTGAAGAAGAGAAGATGGACATCTTCACTGATTTAGcagaaatcatatcttttcttttcacATACCAGAACTCTATTGGAAACAACAATGATCGAATTGTAGCTGAAAAATTGCTATTGCAATCTGTTGACTGCTTACATGAAGTATCTCTCTCTGGTTGCACATTTACTTTGTGCTTGGGTCTTTTTCAAAATACCTCAGTTGGTAGCTCAGATGCTAATGGTCATACTGACTTGGTGCAAGGAAACAATTTGACAGCCTCTGAAAGGTTAATCACTGAATCCCCTCATTCAATTACAGTGATGGGCTCTCCTACAATTTTCGGGACGACAGCTTCAGCAAGGCACTGTTTTCTAGTAAATGCTTCAGTAACTAATGTTGTCATAGGAAGATGCTCAACGAAAAGGGTTCTGGTTGAAGCACATCAATCGAATAAGTTTATGTGTATGCTTTCTGTTGGTGGAGAGTTTCAGATGGTTTCCTGGGAGATCCAG GGTGGACTTATTGCTCTTGAAACATCATCTTTGGCAATGGCGATTGATAATTATACTTCCTATCTGAAACATATCAGAAATCTTACATCTGATGTGATGCAACATAATAAAGCCATCAATCAGGCAGGGCATGGCGAAGAGAGCTGTGATGTTAATGATGAGATTCATCAAGAGATTGTTTGCACATCTCAACGGACTGAGAGTGAATCTCCCAATTCGTTTGACTTATCATTGTCTCACTTTGCTCTTGTTTTTGCACATGAAAATGATTCCG GTGGGATTAGAGAAATCATACTAGAGGTTGACAtccatttgaaatttgaatcagcAACTACTGGGAAGAAACTAAAAGCTGAGCTTTCTCATTTGTCTATCCTTTCCCAAATTACTCACGAGAATTTGGAACATGAAACTACAATTCCTCATTTTTCCTCTGTTAGAATGAAAGATTTTCCATCTCAGCTTGCCTTTTCAGAGTTTCAGAACTCTGTTGAATGTCATGCTGTTAGCGAGGGAAGTAGTTCAAGAGGCCCTGTTCCATTTCACCTGAGTCATCAGAATCAAATTCTGAAAGATTTAAGAGCTTCCATGTCACTAGAGAGGCCAGCTGATGGCTCATTGCATTTATGTCGATGTTGGTTTGGCATTGGTTCTATTTCAGGTTTTGACATGACACTTTCTATATCCGAAATTCAG ACAATTTtgtcaatggcctcttcagtttcTCTGCTATCACTTCAAAATACAAGAGCATCAGAAAGAAACCATTGGTCTACTAGCCATAATGCTGACAATAGTTTGGAAGCAATGATTCCAGATG GGGCTGTTGTTGCTATTCAGGATATCAACCAGCACATGTATTTTACAGTTGAAGGTGAAGAAAATTCTTTCAGTATAGGTGGCGTCATTCATTACTCTCTTGTAGGAGAAAGAGCTCTTTTCAGG GTGAAACACCTAATCCAAAGGAGATGGAAGTCTACAATTATGTGGTTTTCCTTGATATCATTGTTTGCAAAGAACGACATGGGTGTGCCTTTGAGATTGAATTCTAGTCCAGGATCATGTTTTGTTGACATCTCGTGTCCCAATGATGGAAGTTGTGCACTTTGGAGAGTTTTCCCTCCTGAGGGTGGAAGTTATGAAGGAGTTACTGACTGGGGGGAGGCTTGCAATCAACCAATAAAGAGAAGCTGCTGCCTTGTAAACAAAAAGAATAACTGTGCTATTGCTTTTGTTGATGGTGCTCCAGAGTTTGTCATGAAGCCTGGAAATCCAATCAAGTTCAAAATTTTTCATGATCTTTCAGTCGGTTATGATGCTTCAGATACAGTTAGGTACCCTAGAATGGCTCCACAAAGTCGTCCACAGACTGATGAAGAAAGTATTTTGTTGCAAGGAGGAAAACTTCCTCGTATCGATATTAATATTGAGAAAATTACTCTGCATATTGTTCATGAACTTTCAGATACAAAAGATCTTTTCCCACTTATATGCTTGTTTATCAACAATACACAACTTATTGTACAAAACTTAGCCACAAAATCCCGGGTCATAGGCACCTCAACTGCGGGTGTTCAGTATTATGATGCTCTGAGAAATCTATG GGGAGAACTTCTTCATCCTGTTGGAATCTGTATTTTTTACCGATCTAATATTCAAACTACGCTTCCTGAATATGCATCTCATACAGTTCCTGCACATTTCTTCTGTCGGGCCAAAGAG TTGGACATATCCCTAAGTGAGAATTCATTGGATGTTTTGCTCTTCATGATTGGGAAACTAAATCTGTCTGGTCCATATATGCTGCAAAGCTCCATTATTCTGGCTAACTGCTGCAAG GTGGAGAATCAGTCAGGATTAAATCTTCTTTTTCACTTCAAGAAGGAAACAGCAACAATACCTAGAAAACAGTCTGCCTCAATTTCATTGAG GAGGCATTCTGATATCAGAAGTGAGGACTCCGATGCTGCAACTTCTGTTTCTATTCAACTTGCTGATTTTGGTTCATTTGCAACTTCTTCAATTCCCCTCTTACTTTCACAAACACAGATAGCTTGGAGAACACGGATTAGATCAGCTGAAG GTTCACGAACTTTCCCTGGGCCAATGATTGTGATTAAGATTTCTAGAAATGCAGAG GTTGGTTTGTCAGTTGTGGTTTCCCCTTTGATTAGAATACACAATGAAACTGGATTTCCTCTGGAACTTCAGTTCCAACGAGCTGAACCACAGGGAGATGAGGTTGCATCTGTGGTATTAGAACCAGGGGATTATATTGATGATTCTATGGCAATGTTCGATGCCATAAACTTCTCTGGTGGAGTAAAGAGGGCTTTAATGTCTTTAAGTATTG GTAACTTCTTATTGTCATTTAGACCCCGAATGACCGAGGAACTCAAAAAATTTGAACGATCTCTTTCTTTGGAATGGTCAACTTATGTTAAAGGTGGAAAAGCTGTTCGTTTATCTGGAATATTTGAAAAGTTAAACTACAGAGTTCGCAAggcattattttcaaaatcagaCAAGTGTTCCTTCAGCACAGCACATTGCATCCTTATGTCTGAAGGTGAAAGAGTTGCCAATATGCATTTTCTCATCCAGACAATTTCAAGAGATATTCCTGTTGCATCACCTGAAAAGTCTGCAGCTCTgttaaagaaagagagtttgccAGTTTCATTGCAAGAACAGAAGGAAATATATCTCCTTCCTACTGTACGAATGACCAACTTATTGCACTCTGAAATAGATGTTATTTTAAGTGAAACAG ATCAGTTAAGTACTGTTGGCTATGACAGTATTGGAAAGCAGGCGACAATAGCATATGGTTCAACAGCTGTCTTTTATGCCAATCCAGATGTTATATACTTCACAGTGACTTTAACTGGTTCCAATTCAAGTTCCAAGCTGCTAAATACTGGGGAATGTGTAAAGAAGTTACTAAAGAAGAACAGAGATGTCCAACATGTAGATCTGAATTTGGACTTCGATGGAGGAAAGTTTTGTGCAACCTTGAGACTATACCGTGGGAGCACGGGCATGCTGGAG GTTGTAGTTTTCACATCCTATTCCATGAAGAATAATACAGACTTAGAAATTTATGTTCTTGCTACCAAAAGGTGGCCTCTATCAAG AATTGAATTAGACAATTTAAAATCTCACATTCCTTCAGAGTTAGGCTTATGCTTGCCTCCAAGAACAACTAGATCCTGGTTCTTAAA ACCCAAAAGCGTTCAGCTTAAATTGCTGGAGGACAACACAGCTGAGGCACTGCTAGACTTGGATTCATTATCAGGCCTTACGGAAATAAGCtttaagaaagaagaaggatctGGTGTCAAATCTGTAACAAAACTTGGCATGTCTATAGGTCCTTCAGGAGAATTTTGTGTTCCATCACAAATGGTGACAATTGTTCCACGATATGTTATTTGTAATGAATCAGAAGCATCTATCACTGTTCGTCAATGCTATTTTCAG GATGAGATGGCGGGTGTAATCTCCATTGGAAGCAAACAGCGAATGCCACTACAGCTGAAAGAAGGATTTAGCAAGACAAGAGAGTTCAGTGTATTTGAGCATTTTATCAGAAAGCACCGATCCCCTAGTGACAATTCTTTGTTATATATTCAGTTTGAAACCGATGAGCCTGGATTGGGATGGTCAGGTCCAGTGTGTATAGCCTCACTAGGACATTTTTTCCTGAAATTCAGAAAACAAACAAAGGAAATTGGAATATCAGATAGCAAAATGACAGAATTTGCAGCTGTTCATGTTGTTGAAGAAAGTTCTACTCTTATTTTGAGTTTCTATAAGCCCCCCAATATAAGTCTGCCTTACCGAATTGAGAATTCTCTGCATAATCTATCAATAACTTACTACCAAAAG GGTTTATTAGAGCCAGAGGTTCTTGGACCAGGATCAAATGCAGATTATGCCTGGGATGATCTGACTCTTCCACATAGGCTGGTTGTTCGCATCAATG GTAGCCTACAATTACAGGAGATTAAATTGGACAAGGTGCGAGCATGGAAACCATTTTACAAACTTGGTAAACAAAGAGCTTTGTCTACACATTTGGTTTTAGACAAAAGGCCAGGCGATCATGCCATGGAGATGGAAAAAGTGGGGTATGAAATTTATGCAGAAGGGCCAACCAGAGTTTTGCGAATTTGTGAGATCTCTAATAGTTTCAGGGGAGATAATGTTCTCAATTTATGTGCAAAAGTTCAAGTTAGAGTTTCTCAGTTTGCAGTTCACCTGCTTGAACATGTGAAACAG GAGGGTGATGAGAATGAGCTGCAAGATTTTACACCATTTTCAGTAGTGAAGCTTGGGAATCTGCACATGTTTATGGTTTCTAATAATGATCAGGTGTATAATCAGTTCACTGTACAG GACGTGAATTTTGAGCTTAAGTGGAATGGAGCTCCTTTCGCATCAATGCTCCGCAGACATCAGTTAGATTACAGTGGCTCAAGTGATAGTGTGCTGAAGATTGTTTTTATTCTACTTAACTCTAGTTCCAATCTTAAGCAATTTAGGTATTCATCAATTTTTCTTCAG CCAATTGATTTGAATCTTGATGAAGAGACATTAATGAAAATTGCATCATTTTGGAGAACTTCTCTTAGTGACTCAGAGAGTCAAAGGTTTTACTTTGATCATTTTGAAATCCATCCAATAAAG ATCATTGCAAACTTTATTCCCGGGGAATTGAATTCGAGTTATAGCTCTACACAGGAGGCTTTGCGGTCCTTAATTCATAGTGTTGTTAAG GTGCCTCCCATAAAAAATATGGTTGTAGAACTAAATGGAGTCCTTATTACCCATGCTTTGATAACAGTGcgtgaattattttttaaatgcgCACAACATTACTCATG GTACGCAATGAGGGCTATATATCTCGCTAAAGGAAGCCCCTTACTTCCGCCtgattttgtttctatttttgatGACCTAGCTTCATCATCTCTTGATGTCTTCTTTGATCCGTCCCGCGGTTTCGCAAATCTTCCCGCATTCACTTCAG GTACTTTCAAATTAATAAGTAAATGTATCAAAGGTGAAGGATTTTCAGGGACAAAACGATACTTTGGTGATCTAGGGAAAACT TTAAGATCAGCAGGTTCAAATATAGCCTTTGCAGCTGTAGCTGAGATATCAGACTCTGTTCTGAAAGGTGCAGAAGCAAATGGTTTCAATGGATTG GTGAGTGGCTTTCACCAAGGAATTCTAAAATTGGCTATGGAGCCATCAGTTCTTGGAACAGCATTGATGGAAGGTGGACCAGATAGAACTATATTACTTGATAGAAGTCCAGGAGTCGATGAG TTATACATTGAAGGATATATCCAAGCCATGCTGGATACGGTTTATAGACAAGAATACCTGAGAGTTCGAGTTATTGACAATCAG GTTATCCTGAAAAATCTCCCACCGAATCATACTCTTATATGTGAGATCATGGATCGTGTTAAGGAGTTTCTGGTGAGTAAAGCATTGCTAAAAGGAGATCCCTCAAGTATGGGTCTCCCTTTACGCCGCCTTCGAGGAGAAAGT GAATGGAGAATTGGACCGACAGTTCTGACATTGTGCGAACATCTTTTTGTTAGCTTTGCTATACGTATGCTACGGAAGCAAGCAAACAAATTTGTAATCAAGATAAAGTGGGGAAAGCAATCGGAGGTCGACAGTCATAAGGATGCTCCTGCTGAGTCTAATAAAATGGGGCAGAAATTGGGTTTCATTCGAAAATGGG ATTGCCAAATTTGTCTTGTCTGCCCTGTTGGCATATGTTGA